In the Desulfosporosinus acidiphilus SJ4 genome, ATTTTGCGCCGTTTATGAGCTATATCAGCGGTTTAGTCCGGACGCTGATCGCCTCCATCATCATGACCGTGAGCTGGGGATTGCAGGGATATATTTATCAGAGCCAGACAGATACCGTTTTACAGGTCATTTTACAGGCCATCGTCGTGGCCATTTCTGTCATCGTCTTATGGACGTTTTGGTGGAAGTTTATTGAAACGGAAATCTTGGGAATGCTTTCTCGCCCTGTGCAAACAGTCAAAGGACAGGCAGCGTCGAGCGCCGGTTCCAAACTGCAAACCGCCGGCAAGGCTGCCAGCATCTTAGGGGCCATAACCGGCAGCAGCAAACTGGCCACCGCAGGCCATAAAATGCAAACCGCCGGAGACGTGATCACGGAACAGGGAGAAAGCATTAAACTTCAGACCAGCCGTTCTCCGGTGCGACATCATGACCTTCTTTCCAGGGTGACAGAAAACCATTTTAGACAAGAATCAGCCTCCAATGATAGTACTTCTGCTTCCAATCAGCGTAACGGCTTTAAGACCACGTTTAAGGGACCGTTCACGAAACCGCCGGTTATGGATGGCAGCACGAAATCACCCGGATCACCTGATCAAAGTCTTGATTCTCGCTTGGATCGCATTGAGCAACGGATCATACCCGAAGACGTTCACGAGCATTTTCAAGAAGTCTCCATGCCCGGCGGCGGGACGTTCTATAAATATGAGGGTCCTATGAGCGAAGACATTGCAGAGCAATTAAAAGAAAAAGGTGTTCCTGTTCACTCATTCGATGATTCTTGGGCTGTCGATACTCCCCATGAGAAACTGGCAAAATACACGGTTTCCCAAACGCTCCGTGGGCGCAAACGATACTGGGTACACAGGGATAACGACACGGGCGATCCGGAAGCCAAAGGAGAAAACTATATCACGGTCGACGATTACGGTATCAGTCATGTTGCTACAAAACCACCCAAATTCGGTCTTAACATGGGGATTTGGAGGAAGAACCGTAAAAAGCCTGGAGATAAGACTTCCGGAGGAAAGGAGTAAAGGGCTATGCAGTTTCAGGATGATATTCGTCAGGATATCAAGACGTTTTGGGGAATTTCCATCGATAAAATGCTCAAGGTTCTCGTTCCCCTGGGTCTCATCCTGGCCGGTTATATTCTATGGTTCCCGTTTCCCGAGATCATTGGGCGGATGGGCATTGCGATCGGTGTTTTCCTCCTTGTCGCCGGGTGCATGGCCCTGGATCTCCCCCGGTATGTGGGGATCTTTAAACGCTATCGCAAACGCTTAAAGATTTTAGCGGATAAACCAGGGTCTAAACGTTCTGAGCAGAATGTAACCTGCCTCCAGGATCTCATTCGGGCCGAAATGCTCCATTATAGGGAGGACAAGGTTCTGGTGGAATGGGATAACGGCTGGGTTTCCGTACTTTGTTACGTGCAGGCAGAACCCATCGATTTTGAATCTCCCAAAACGGTGGCCTTGACACAGAAAGGATTAAAGGATGCCCTGGCGGTAGCTTCAGCAAACCAGATGCGATTGCGCTGGATCGATGATGCCGACCTTGAGTATGAGGAAACCTTTTGGAAGGAACGGCGGGAGCAGGCCCTTACGGCGATTCTGCCGGGTGGGAGGGACTTGACGCTGGATCGGATGGCGAACTCTGAAACCTTTTCTAAGTCGATGGCCGTCACCAACCGTTTGTTTCTCCGCATCGACGGTAGCCTTACCCATCTTATGCGGGATGAAACCGGCGATACGGATTTAGAACGTAAAGAACTTGCTCTAGCCAGTTTTTCCTATACCGTCAACAGCTTTATCGAGGTCATGCAGCGAGCAAAACTCAACCTTGCTCCCATGGGGGAAGAGGATTTGCTTTGGGTTATTCATCGTGACGTCGCCCCTTGGACTCGGAGCAAACTTACCTTACCCCTGGGATTTGCGGAGGAACCCATAGATGAGGATATTACCGATGATGGCTATGACGAAGAGGTCTATGAAGAAAACTATATCGATTTTGAGATTCCAGCGATCAAAGAGGTTATAGCGGAACCCGAGATTTTGTCAAAACCTGAAATGACTCTCTCGATTCTGGAAAAGCCTCAGGCCCCCCCTGCAGTGCAAACAATTTCTAAAGAAGACCTCACGCCATCTCAAGGCACGATAGCGCCGTCTTCTATAAATCCCTTCAAGATAACGCCGAACCCTTTTGCCAAGATCACCCAAGAGAATTCACGGGGTTTAAGTACCCAAAAGCAGAAGGTCGTTCCCTTAGTGAAGCCCCTACGATTTCCGGAGAATGTTGTCCTCGTGCTTGGAACCAAGCGTTATGTTGGAGTCACCACGGTTGCCGTGAATCTTACGCCGCACGACGGATTGCTGGTTAATTTAGAGCGCGGAGAGCAGCCGGCAGAGTGGCCGAATCTCTTCACCGTTTCGGACGTTTCCGGAGAACAGAGAGTTTCGGATATCGCCAAACTGGCAGAAAGCTTCGACCATGTGACCGTCGACCTTGGCCTTGTGACGAGCGACTGTACTGATTTACTGAACGCCTCTCAAACAATTATCTATGTCACAGATAATCAGCCGGGGAGTTTAGGATCCTCGCTCCAGCAAATAGAAACACTCCCCGCCGACAAGATGGTCTTGGCGATTACCAAAGCCATGCCTTCAGGTTTATCTCCGGGATTGTTAAGCGCTCAGCTGGGCATGCCCATCGGCATCATGATCCCCTTTGACCATGGCTATGGCGAAAACTTTGGCCTGTCTCTCCCGCGGAAACCTTGGGACATCCTACGTCAATTGACGATGAAACGTGAGGTGGCATCCTTATGAGTTGGGACTTTACCAAACTTGCTCAAAAAATTCCTCTGCCGAAAGAGCTTCAAGAACATCTCTTTCGTTTCCTGCCCATCCCGGTGAATCCCTACGTTCCTGTTAAAGACGGGTTTGATGCTCAAGGTTTACGGGATGCTGCAGGCCTGGCCCAAGAATCCGATGAATCCTTGTCGACCATGTATCTCAGGCTGGGCAAAGGCCCTAATACGGTCTACACCTCGACCTTGTTGATCAAGCGTTTTCCTCAAAACTTAAACTTCGGTCATTTCAGAAATCTCGCTTTTGGCAATCGAGATGCTGGAGGTGTTCCTTCTATCCATTCCGTTCGCTATACTGTGGAAATTCATCCCATCGTCAAAAGCCTCGCTAGTAAAGCGAATGAACACAAGCTAAACCGGCTGCGTCATGACATTGAGGACGCAACGAGCCGGCATCAGATTCCCGATTCCGAGCTTGTCAAAGCTTATGAATCTCTGAAGAGGATTATTAACGAGGTTGAATATACCGACAATCTACCCTTTGAAATCTGGGTATACATCACAGCTTGGGCTCCCACGGTACAAGCCCTGAGAAAAACAATTAAAGAAATTAAGGACCAGTTAGCCGAAGATAAAACGAAGGTTAATTCCCTTTCCTTTGAACAGCTGCAGGGATTTCAAGCCGGGCTTTCCCTGGGACTCACGCCGGAAGAACTTTATAAAGAATATCCCGGACGGTTTGTCACCAGCGATCCCTTAACGTGTCTGACACCGTTTGTTAACGGCAGTATTTCCGACGGTACAGGCATTGATTTCGGGAACAGCACCCGTAATAACAGTCGTATCCTTATAGACCTTATAAAAGGACAAGGCGGCAAGAATATTGCCATCCTGGGAACCACCGGCAGCGGTAAATCAGCAGCCCAAAAGGCCCTGGGCCAAAGCCTTATGGAGCATGGTTTTCGCGTCATCTACTTAGATTTCAACGGAGAATTCTATGTTTGGTGCCTGAATAACGGCGGTGCTTACCTAGACCAGAGGACTCAAACCGGAACCTATATTGAACCCATGATGATTTATCCTCAAGTCTCGGAACTGGACAGTAATCCTATAGATACCATGATTGCCCGCGTCATGCGAACGATCTCCATTTTAGCAGATACTGAGGAGGAATATTTCTTAGTCCCCTGCGATCAGGCGATTGCCCAAGTCCTTTTCGAGAATAATATGGACCGGGAAAAGCCTGAAACCTGGTTTACTAAATCTCTTCGCATTACGGATTGGTACAAAGCCCTTTGTGACATCCACACTCCGGGGGCTCAAGACTTACGGATCCGTATTCAGCGCTATTTTGAAGGCGGACAGAGCCATCTCTTCGGGAAAGGTGAACCTCTGAAGTTGGATTCCCAGATGATTGTTGTCCGTCTGTCCAATCCCGAAGAGGCCGGGGAGGATACGCGGGCCAGTCTCGTGAAAATGACCTTAGCCTTGGATACCATTTCGGAACAAATTAAACGCGATAAACTTCTGGGCGAACGGTTCACAGCAGTGTTTATGGACGAATTGCAGCGTTCGATTAATAACCCGGTGATTGAGAAATTTCTAAACACCTGGGCGACGTCTATTCGACATCAAAACGGGATGGTCGTTACCGGCTCCAATAAGGTCTCTGTGTATTTAGGGGAAAAGGCCCCGGCTCAATCGATTTGGAGCAACAGCTATATAAAAATGATTTTTTGGATCGAAGACAATGAACTGGAAATTCTTAAGTCGAGTAAGGCGGTTCCGGAACCCGTGATCGAAGCCATTCAAAATAGCTATGGGCAGCACACCTTTATGCTGAAAGTGGCGGACCGAAACTGGGAACAAGCCCGATATGAACTGTCACCTTTGGAACTAGAACTCTATGCAACCCGAGGATTGAAGGACAAACGATCTGTGGTATAAGCTTTGTGGAAATGATGAAAGGGGGAGATGATTTCGATGCCATTAAATGTTAATAACTTAACCCAAGCCTATTTCCAGATTCTTGAGGGGAAAATCCCTACGAATATCGCCTTGCAGCCGATTATAGACCTTACGAATTCTACAATTCTTGGTTATGAGGCCTTGGCACGCTGGTCTAGTTTCTCCCCCATGGAGATCATTTCGTTAGCCTATCACTATAAGGGTCTAGAACGACTTGAATCGTTGATCGTTGAGGCGATTCTCAAGAGCTGGCACCGAATCCCTGGACTCTTATTTATTAATGTTCACCCGTCGATCGTCAATCCTGATTTATGGAGCATTTTTCGTGGTCGCAATGTGGTCCTGGAGATTACCGAGGTTGAAACGATTCATTGGGAAGGCGTCCTTCGTCTTCGGAACATGGGGTTTCCTTTAGCCATAGATGACTTGGGAACTGGATATGCAACCTTTGACACACTCCTGCAGCTACGCCCGGAGTACTTAAAATTAGATAAAGTTCTTACCCAATCTATCCATGTTAAAGCCCGAAATAGTCTCCTAACCGCCATGGTGGATCACGCTCGGCGATTAGGTTCTAAGGTTATTGCGGAGGGGATTGAAACCAAGGAACAATGGCAGGCGGCTCAAGAATCTGGATGTCACTTTGGGCAGGGATATTTCTTGGGTAAACCTCAGTTGTTTAAACGAAACAGAGCCATTATGAGAAACGATGAGCAAGAGAACGAGGAGGGAGCTTTAAATGGACAAGTGGTTTGAGACATTCTTCGAAGAAAAGGACATGCCTTTTAAAACGTTTGAGATAGAACATCACGGGACAATCCATCTCATTGACAGCGATTTTGTGATTAAACTCATAAAGACCTGTTCAGAGGAAGAGAAAAAGGCCATTCAAGAGATGCTTATTCGTATTGATTTTAGAAATGGTGATGTCAATGACTACTTGCACCATCTCGCTGTAGGCTATGTGAAGACACATTTTTGATAGGTACGGTTGCGGTTTAGTTAGAAAGGGTATGGGAGGATGGAATAAGCCTTAAACATTACTAGGTGGAGGTAACTTGAAACGAGACAATAGCTTGATGTTAGGAGGTTAAGAAAGCCATGCTTTTAAAGGCCCAAAACTTAAAGGTGGGGGATCAGCTTGCAGAGGACGATGGATTCCTTTGGGATATTACAGAGATTATTAACGAGACAGAAACTTCGATGACCGTGAGGCTTAACTCGGATTTTTCTAGTTTTAAAGACCATTGGAGATCCGGACAGGGTTGCTTGAAGACCTTTGATAAACGCAGCATCCTTCAGGGCGTATCGGTCTAGGGACCATTCTGTCGTTAGCAGTTAATCAAAATAAGATAAAGAGGGGATTATCCATGACAACTGAGGAACTCAATGCAAAGCTTCAAATCGTAAGCATGAAGGGGAAACGCTTTAAATGCCCAGGGGGTTACTGTGAGTTTGACCGTGGTTTTGCCTTCTTTGTCCCAGGACTAGGGTATCTCGCATTCACAGATTCTAAGGAAATTCCCTATATGCCTCAAGGAGGAAGAGAAGCCTTGGAGAGTATTCTTGAGGCCGGCGGGATGCTTGATTACGAAACCATCATTT is a window encoding:
- a CDS encoding VirB4 family type IV secretion system protein, yielding MSWDFTKLAQKIPLPKELQEHLFRFLPIPVNPYVPVKDGFDAQGLRDAAGLAQESDESLSTMYLRLGKGPNTVYTSTLLIKRFPQNLNFGHFRNLAFGNRDAGGVPSIHSVRYTVEIHPIVKSLASKANEHKLNRLRHDIEDATSRHQIPDSELVKAYESLKRIINEVEYTDNLPFEIWVYITAWAPTVQALRKTIKEIKDQLAEDKTKVNSLSFEQLQGFQAGLSLGLTPEELYKEYPGRFVTSDPLTCLTPFVNGSISDGTGIDFGNSTRNNSRILIDLIKGQGGKNIAILGTTGSGKSAAQKALGQSLMEHGFRVIYLDFNGEFYVWCLNNGGAYLDQRTQTGTYIEPMMIYPQVSELDSNPIDTMIARVMRTISILADTEEEYFLVPCDQAIAQVLFENNMDREKPETWFTKSLRITDWYKALCDIHTPGAQDLRIRIQRYFEGGQSHLFGKGEPLKLDSQMIVVRLSNPEEAGEDTRASLVKMTLALDTISEQIKRDKLLGERFTAVFMDELQRSINNPVIEKFLNTWATSIRHQNGMVVTGSNKVSVYLGEKAPAQSIWSNSYIKMIFWIEDNELEILKSSKAVPEPVIEAIQNSYGQHTFMLKVADRNWEQARYELSPLELELYATRGLKDKRSVV
- a CDS encoding EAL domain-containing protein: MPLNVNNLTQAYFQILEGKIPTNIALQPIIDLTNSTILGYEALARWSSFSPMEIISLAYHYKGLERLESLIVEAILKSWHRIPGLLFINVHPSIVNPDLWSIFRGRNVVLEITEVETIHWEGVLRLRNMGFPLAIDDLGTGYATFDTLLQLRPEYLKLDKVLTQSIHVKARNSLLTAMVDHARRLGSKVIAEGIETKEQWQAAQESGCHFGQGYFLGKPQLFKRNRAIMRNDEQENEEGALNGQVV